One genomic region from Panthera tigris isolate Pti1 chromosome D1, P.tigris_Pti1_mat1.1, whole genome shotgun sequence encodes:
- the MARK2 gene encoding serine/threonine-protein kinase MARK2 isoform X7, with translation MSSARTPLPTLNERDTEQPTLGHLDPKPSSKSNMLRGRNSAASADEQPHIGNYRLLKTIGKGNFAKVKLARHILTGKEVAVKIIDKTQLNSSSLQKLFREVRIMKVLNHPNIVKLFEVIETEKTLYLVMEYASGGEVFDYLVAHGRMKEKEARAKFRQIVSAVQYCHQKFIVHRDLKAENLLLDADMNIKIADFGFSNEFTFGNKLDTFCGSPPYAAPELFQGKKYDGPEVDVWSLGVILYTLVSGSLPFDGQNLKELRERVLRGKYRIPFYMSTDCENLLKKFLILNPSKRGTLEQIMKDRWMNVGHEDDELKPYVEPLPDYKDPRRTELMVSMGYTREEIQDSLVGQRYNEVMATYLLLGYKSSELEGDTITLKPRPSADLTNSNAPSPSHKVQRSVSANPKQRRFSDQAGPAIPTSNSYSKKTQSNNAENKRPEDDRESGRKASSTAKVPASPLPGLERKKTTPTPSTNSVLSTSTNRSRNSPLLERASLGQASIQNGKDSTAPQRVPVASPSAHNISSSGGAPDRTNFPRGVSSRSTFHAGQLRQVRDQQNLPYGVTPASPSGNSQGRRGASGSIFSKFTSKFVRRNLNEPESKDRVETLRPHVVGGGGTDKEKEEFREAKPRSLRFTWSMKTTSSMEPNEMMREIRKVLDANSCQSELHEKYMLLCMHGTPGHENFVQWEMEVCKLPRLSLNGVRFKRISGTSMAFKNIASKIANELKL, from the exons CCCACCTTGGGACACCTTGACCCCAAGCCCAGCAGTAAGTCCAACATGCTGCGGGGCCGCAACTCAGCCGCCTCTGCTGACGAGCAGCCCCATATCGGCAACTACCGGCTCCTTAAGACCATCGGCAAGGGCAACTTCGCCAAGGTGAAGCTGGCCCGGCACATCCTGACCGGGAAGGAG GTAGCTGTGAAGATCATCGACAAGACTCAACTGAactcctccagcctccagaaa ctaTTCCGCGAAGTAAGAATAATGAAGGTTTTGAATCATCCCAACATAG TTAAGTTATTTGAAGTGATCGAGACTGAAAAAACTCTCTACCTGGTCATGGAGTACGCTAGCGGAG GAGAGGTGTTTGATTACCTGGTGGCTCATGgcaggatgaaagaaaaagaggctcGAGCCAAATTCCGCCAG ataGTGTCTGCTGTGCAGTACTGTCACCAGAAGTTTATTGTTCATAGAGACTTAAAG GCGGAAAACCTGCTCTTGGATGCTGATATGAACATCAAGATTGCAGACTTCGGCTTCAGCAACGAATTCACCTTTGGGAACAAGCTGGATACCTTCTGCGGCAGTCCCCCGTATGCTGCCCCAGAGCTCTTCCAGGGCAAAAAGTATGACGGACCCGAGGTGGATGTGTGGAGCCTGGGAGTTATCCTGTATACACTGGTCAGCGGGTCCCTGCCTTTTGATGGACAGAACCTCAAG GAGCTACGGGAGCGGGTACTGAGGGGAAAATACCGCATTCCTTTCTACATGTCCACGGACTGTGAAAACCTGCTTAAGAAATTTCTCATTCTCAATCCCAGCAAGAGAGGCACTTTAGAG CAAATCATGAAAGATCGATGGATGAATGTGGGTCACGAAGATGACGAATTAAAGCCTTATGTGGAGCCACTCCCTGACTACAAGGACCCCCGGCGGACAG AATTGATGGTGTCCATGGGTTACACACGGGAAGAGATCCAGGACTCACTGGTGGGCCAGAGGTACAACGAGGTGATGGCCACCTATCTGCTCCTGGGCTACAAGAGCTCTGAG CTGGAGGGTGACACCATCACCTTGAAGCCCCGGCCTTCAGCTGATCTGACCAATAGCaatgccccttccccctcccacaagGTACAGCGTAGCGTCTCAGCCAACCCCAAGCAGCGGCGCTTCAGTGACCAGG CTGGTCCTGCCATTCCCACGTCCAATTCCTACTCTAAGAAGACTCAGAGTAATAACGCAGAAAATAAGCGGCCTGAGGACGACCGGGAGTCAGGGCGGAAGGCCAGCAGCACAGCCAAAGTGCCCGCCAGCCCCTTGCCCGGCCTGGAGAGGAAGaagaccacccccaccccttccacg AACAGCGTCCTCTCCACCAGCACAAACCGAAGCAGGAATTCCCCCCTTTTGGAGAGGGCCAGCCTTGGCCAGGCCTCCATCCAGAATGGCAAAGACAG CACGGCCCCCCAGCGTGTCCCTGTCGCCTCCCCCTCCGCCCACAACATCAGCAGCAGTGGTGGAGCCCCAGACCGAACTAATTTCCCCCGGGGCGTGTCCAGTCGAAGCACCTTCCACGCTGGGCAGCTCCGGCAGGTGCGGGACCAGCAGAATTTGCCCTACGGTGTGACCCCAGCGTCTCCCTCTGGCAACAGCCAGGGCCGGCGGGGGGCCTCGGGGAGCATCTTTAGCAAATTCACTTCCAAGTTTGTACGCAG gaacctgaaTGAACCTGAAAGCAAAGACCGAGTGGAGACGCTCAG ACCTCACGTGGTGGGCGGCGGAGGCACTGACAAAGAAAAGGAGGAGTTTCGGGAGGCCAAGCCGCGCTCGCTACGCTTCACGTGGAGTATGAAGACCACGAGCTCCATGGAGCCCAATGAGATGATGCGGGAGATCCGCAAGGTGCTGGACGCAAACAGCTGCCAGAGCGAGCTGCACGAGAAGTACATGCTGCTGTGCATGCACGGCACGCCGGGCCACGAGAACTTCGTGCAGTGGGAGATGGAGGTGTGCAAACTGCCGCGGCTGTCTCTCAACGGCGTGCGATTTAAGCGGATATCGGGCACCTCCATGGCCTTCAAAAACATTGCCTCCAAAATAGCCAACGAGCTCAAGCTTTAA
- the MARK2 gene encoding serine/threonine-protein kinase MARK2 isoform X2, which yields MTAAIWRKIDARPTLGHLDPKPSSKSNMLRGRNSAASADEQPHIGNYRLLKTIGKGNFAKVKLARHILTGKEVAVKIIDKTQLNSSSLQKLFREVRIMKVLNHPNIVKLFEVIETEKTLYLVMEYASGGEVFDYLVAHGRMKEKEARAKFRQIVSAVQYCHQKFIVHRDLKAENLLLDADMNIKIADFGFSNEFTFGNKLDTFCGSPPYAAPELFQGKKYDGPEVDVWSLGVILYTLVSGSLPFDGQNLKELRERVLRGKYRIPFYMSTDCENLLKKFLILNPSKRGTLEQIMKDRWMNVGHEDDELKPYVEPLPDYKDPRRTELMVSMGYTREEIQDSLVGQRYNEVMATYLLLGYKSSELEGDTITLKPRPSADLTNSNAPSPSHKVQRSVSANPKQRRFSDQAGPAIPTSNSYSKKTQSNNAENKRPEDDRESGRKASSTAKVPASPLPGLERKKTTPTPSTNSVLSTSTNRSRNSPLLERASLGQASIQNGKDSLTMPGSRASTASASAAVSAARPRQHQKSMSASVHPNKATGLPPTDSNCEVPRPSTAPQRVPVASPSAHNISSSGGAPDRTNFPRGVSSRSTFHAGQLRQVRDQQNLPYGVTPASPSGNSQGRRGASGSIFSKFTSKFVRRNLSFRFARRNLNEPESKDRVETLRPHVVGGGGTDKEKEEFREAKPRSLRFTWSMKTTSSMEPNEMMREIRKVLDANSCQSELHEKYMLLCMHGTPGHENFVQWEMEVCKLPRLSLNGVRFKRISGTSMAFKNIASKIANELKL from the exons ATGACGGCAGCTATCTGGAGAAAGATTGATGCACGT CCCACCTTGGGACACCTTGACCCCAAGCCCAGCAGTAAGTCCAACATGCTGCGGGGCCGCAACTCAGCCGCCTCTGCTGACGAGCAGCCCCATATCGGCAACTACCGGCTCCTTAAGACCATCGGCAAGGGCAACTTCGCCAAGGTGAAGCTGGCCCGGCACATCCTGACCGGGAAGGAG GTAGCTGTGAAGATCATCGACAAGACTCAACTGAactcctccagcctccagaaa ctaTTCCGCGAAGTAAGAATAATGAAGGTTTTGAATCATCCCAACATAG TTAAGTTATTTGAAGTGATCGAGACTGAAAAAACTCTCTACCTGGTCATGGAGTACGCTAGCGGAG GAGAGGTGTTTGATTACCTGGTGGCTCATGgcaggatgaaagaaaaagaggctcGAGCCAAATTCCGCCAG ataGTGTCTGCTGTGCAGTACTGTCACCAGAAGTTTATTGTTCATAGAGACTTAAAG GCGGAAAACCTGCTCTTGGATGCTGATATGAACATCAAGATTGCAGACTTCGGCTTCAGCAACGAATTCACCTTTGGGAACAAGCTGGATACCTTCTGCGGCAGTCCCCCGTATGCTGCCCCAGAGCTCTTCCAGGGCAAAAAGTATGACGGACCCGAGGTGGATGTGTGGAGCCTGGGAGTTATCCTGTATACACTGGTCAGCGGGTCCCTGCCTTTTGATGGACAGAACCTCAAG GAGCTACGGGAGCGGGTACTGAGGGGAAAATACCGCATTCCTTTCTACATGTCCACGGACTGTGAAAACCTGCTTAAGAAATTTCTCATTCTCAATCCCAGCAAGAGAGGCACTTTAGAG CAAATCATGAAAGATCGATGGATGAATGTGGGTCACGAAGATGACGAATTAAAGCCTTATGTGGAGCCACTCCCTGACTACAAGGACCCCCGGCGGACAG AATTGATGGTGTCCATGGGTTACACACGGGAAGAGATCCAGGACTCACTGGTGGGCCAGAGGTACAACGAGGTGATGGCCACCTATCTGCTCCTGGGCTACAAGAGCTCTGAG CTGGAGGGTGACACCATCACCTTGAAGCCCCGGCCTTCAGCTGATCTGACCAATAGCaatgccccttccccctcccacaagGTACAGCGTAGCGTCTCAGCCAACCCCAAGCAGCGGCGCTTCAGTGACCAGG CTGGTCCTGCCATTCCCACGTCCAATTCCTACTCTAAGAAGACTCAGAGTAATAACGCAGAAAATAAGCGGCCTGAGGACGACCGGGAGTCAGGGCGGAAGGCCAGCAGCACAGCCAAAGTGCCCGCCAGCCCCTTGCCCGGCCTGGAGAGGAAGaagaccacccccaccccttccacg AACAGCGTCCTCTCCACCAGCACAAACCGAAGCAGGAATTCCCCCCTTTTGGAGAGGGCCAGCCTTGGCCAGGCCTCCATCCAGAATGGCAAAGACAG CCTAACCATGCCAGGGTCCCGGGCCTCCACGGCTTCTGCTTCCGCCGCAGTCTCTGCGGCCCGGCCCCGCCAGCACCAGAAATCCATGTCGGCCTCCGTGCACCCCAACAAGGCCACTGGGCTGCCCCCCACGGACAGTAACTGTGAGGTGCCGCGGCCCAG CACGGCCCCCCAGCGTGTCCCTGTCGCCTCCCCCTCCGCCCACAACATCAGCAGCAGTGGTGGAGCCCCAGACCGAACTAATTTCCCCCGGGGCGTGTCCAGTCGAAGCACCTTCCACGCTGGGCAGCTCCGGCAGGTGCGGGACCAGCAGAATTTGCCCTACGGTGTGACCCCAGCGTCTCCCTCTGGCAACAGCCAGGGCCGGCGGGGGGCCTCGGGGAGCATCTTTAGCAAATTCACTTCCAAGTTTGTACGCAG aaatctGTCTTTCAGGTTTGCCAGAAG gaacctgaaTGAACCTGAAAGCAAAGACCGAGTGGAGACGCTCAG ACCTCACGTGGTGGGCGGCGGAGGCACTGACAAAGAAAAGGAGGAGTTTCGGGAGGCCAAGCCGCGCTCGCTACGCTTCACGTGGAGTATGAAGACCACGAGCTCCATGGAGCCCAATGAGATGATGCGGGAGATCCGCAAGGTGCTGGACGCAAACAGCTGCCAGAGCGAGCTGCACGAGAAGTACATGCTGCTGTGCATGCACGGCACGCCGGGCCACGAGAACTTCGTGCAGTGGGAGATGGAGGTGTGCAAACTGCCGCGGCTGTCTCTCAACGGCGTGCGATTTAAGCGGATATCGGGCACCTCCATGGCCTTCAAAAACATTGCCTCCAAAATAGCCAACGAGCTCAAGCTTTAA
- the MARK2 gene encoding serine/threonine-protein kinase MARK2 isoform X9: MSSARTPLPTLNERDTEQPTLGHLDPKPSSKSNMLRGRNSAASADEQPHIGNYRLLKTIGKGNFAKVKLARHILTGKEVAVKIIDKTQLNSSSLQKLFREVRIMKVLNHPNIVKLFEVIETEKTLYLVMEYASGGEVFDYLVAHGRMKEKEARAKFRQIVSAVQYCHQKFIVHRDLKAENLLLDADMNIKIADFGFSNEFTFGNKLDTFCGSPPYAAPELFQGKKYDGPEVDVWSLGVILYTLVSGSLPFDGQNLKELRERVLRGKYRIPFYMSTDCENLLKKFLILNPSKRGTLEQIMKDRWMNVGHEDDELKPYVEPLPDYKDPRRTELMVSMGYTREEIQDSLVGQRYNEVMATYLLLGYKSSELEGDTITLKPRPSADLTNSNAPSPSHKVQRSVSANPKQRRFSDQAGPAIPTSNSYSKKTQSNNAENKRPEDDRESGRKASSTAKVPASPLPGLERKKTTPTPSTNSVLSTSTNRSRNSPLLERASLGQASIQNGKDSTAPQRVPVASPSAHNISSSGGAPDRTNFPRGVSSRSTFHAGQLRQVRDQQNLPYGVTPASPSGNSQGRRGASGSIFSKFTSKFVRRPHVVGGGGTDKEKEEFREAKPRSLRFTWSMKTTSSMEPNEMMREIRKVLDANSCQSELHEKYMLLCMHGTPGHENFVQWEMEVCKLPRLSLNGVRFKRISGTSMAFKNIASKIANELKL; the protein is encoded by the exons CCCACCTTGGGACACCTTGACCCCAAGCCCAGCAGTAAGTCCAACATGCTGCGGGGCCGCAACTCAGCCGCCTCTGCTGACGAGCAGCCCCATATCGGCAACTACCGGCTCCTTAAGACCATCGGCAAGGGCAACTTCGCCAAGGTGAAGCTGGCCCGGCACATCCTGACCGGGAAGGAG GTAGCTGTGAAGATCATCGACAAGACTCAACTGAactcctccagcctccagaaa ctaTTCCGCGAAGTAAGAATAATGAAGGTTTTGAATCATCCCAACATAG TTAAGTTATTTGAAGTGATCGAGACTGAAAAAACTCTCTACCTGGTCATGGAGTACGCTAGCGGAG GAGAGGTGTTTGATTACCTGGTGGCTCATGgcaggatgaaagaaaaagaggctcGAGCCAAATTCCGCCAG ataGTGTCTGCTGTGCAGTACTGTCACCAGAAGTTTATTGTTCATAGAGACTTAAAG GCGGAAAACCTGCTCTTGGATGCTGATATGAACATCAAGATTGCAGACTTCGGCTTCAGCAACGAATTCACCTTTGGGAACAAGCTGGATACCTTCTGCGGCAGTCCCCCGTATGCTGCCCCAGAGCTCTTCCAGGGCAAAAAGTATGACGGACCCGAGGTGGATGTGTGGAGCCTGGGAGTTATCCTGTATACACTGGTCAGCGGGTCCCTGCCTTTTGATGGACAGAACCTCAAG GAGCTACGGGAGCGGGTACTGAGGGGAAAATACCGCATTCCTTTCTACATGTCCACGGACTGTGAAAACCTGCTTAAGAAATTTCTCATTCTCAATCCCAGCAAGAGAGGCACTTTAGAG CAAATCATGAAAGATCGATGGATGAATGTGGGTCACGAAGATGACGAATTAAAGCCTTATGTGGAGCCACTCCCTGACTACAAGGACCCCCGGCGGACAG AATTGATGGTGTCCATGGGTTACACACGGGAAGAGATCCAGGACTCACTGGTGGGCCAGAGGTACAACGAGGTGATGGCCACCTATCTGCTCCTGGGCTACAAGAGCTCTGAG CTGGAGGGTGACACCATCACCTTGAAGCCCCGGCCTTCAGCTGATCTGACCAATAGCaatgccccttccccctcccacaagGTACAGCGTAGCGTCTCAGCCAACCCCAAGCAGCGGCGCTTCAGTGACCAGG CTGGTCCTGCCATTCCCACGTCCAATTCCTACTCTAAGAAGACTCAGAGTAATAACGCAGAAAATAAGCGGCCTGAGGACGACCGGGAGTCAGGGCGGAAGGCCAGCAGCACAGCCAAAGTGCCCGCCAGCCCCTTGCCCGGCCTGGAGAGGAAGaagaccacccccaccccttccacg AACAGCGTCCTCTCCACCAGCACAAACCGAAGCAGGAATTCCCCCCTTTTGGAGAGGGCCAGCCTTGGCCAGGCCTCCATCCAGAATGGCAAAGACAG CACGGCCCCCCAGCGTGTCCCTGTCGCCTCCCCCTCCGCCCACAACATCAGCAGCAGTGGTGGAGCCCCAGACCGAACTAATTTCCCCCGGGGCGTGTCCAGTCGAAGCACCTTCCACGCTGGGCAGCTCCGGCAGGTGCGGGACCAGCAGAATTTGCCCTACGGTGTGACCCCAGCGTCTCCCTCTGGCAACAGCCAGGGCCGGCGGGGGGCCTCGGGGAGCATCTTTAGCAAATTCACTTCCAAGTTTGTACGCAG ACCTCACGTGGTGGGCGGCGGAGGCACTGACAAAGAAAAGGAGGAGTTTCGGGAGGCCAAGCCGCGCTCGCTACGCTTCACGTGGAGTATGAAGACCACGAGCTCCATGGAGCCCAATGAGATGATGCGGGAGATCCGCAAGGTGCTGGACGCAAACAGCTGCCAGAGCGAGCTGCACGAGAAGTACATGCTGCTGTGCATGCACGGCACGCCGGGCCACGAGAACTTCGTGCAGTGGGAGATGGAGGTGTGCAAACTGCCGCGGCTGTCTCTCAACGGCGTGCGATTTAAGCGGATATCGGGCACCTCCATGGCCTTCAAAAACATTGCCTCCAAAATAGCCAACGAGCTCAAGCTTTAA
- the MARK2 gene encoding serine/threonine-protein kinase MARK2 isoform X8, with amino-acid sequence MSSARTPLPTLNERDTEQPTLGHLDPKPSSKSNMLRGRNSAASADEQPHIGNYRLLKTIGKGNFAKVKLARHILTGKEVAVKIIDKTQLNSSSLQKLFREVRIMKVLNHPNIVKLFEVIETEKTLYLVMEYASGGEVFDYLVAHGRMKEKEARAKFRQIVSAVQYCHQKFIVHRDLKAENLLLDADMNIKIADFGFSNEFTFGNKLDTFCGSPPYAAPELFQGKKYDGPEVDVWSLGVILYTLVSGSLPFDGQNLKELRERVLRGKYRIPFYMSTDCENLLKKFLILNPSKRGTLEQIMKDRWMNVGHEDDELKPYVEPLPDYKDPRRTELMVSMGYTREEIQDSLVGQRYNEVMATYLLLGYKSSELEGDTITLKPRPSADLTNSNAPSPSHKVQRSVSANPKQRRFSDQAGPAIPTSNSYSKKTQSNNAENKRPEDDRESGRKASSTAKVPASPLPGLERKKTTPTPSTNSVLSTSTNRSRNSPLLERASLGQASIQNGKDSTAPQRVPVASPSAHNISSSGGAPDRTNFPRGVSSRSTFHAGQLRQVRDQQNLPYGVTPASPSGNSQGRRGASGSIFSKFTSKFVRRNLSFRFARRPHVVGGGGTDKEKEEFREAKPRSLRFTWSMKTTSSMEPNEMMREIRKVLDANSCQSELHEKYMLLCMHGTPGHENFVQWEMEVCKLPRLSLNGVRFKRISGTSMAFKNIASKIANELKL; translated from the exons CCCACCTTGGGACACCTTGACCCCAAGCCCAGCAGTAAGTCCAACATGCTGCGGGGCCGCAACTCAGCCGCCTCTGCTGACGAGCAGCCCCATATCGGCAACTACCGGCTCCTTAAGACCATCGGCAAGGGCAACTTCGCCAAGGTGAAGCTGGCCCGGCACATCCTGACCGGGAAGGAG GTAGCTGTGAAGATCATCGACAAGACTCAACTGAactcctccagcctccagaaa ctaTTCCGCGAAGTAAGAATAATGAAGGTTTTGAATCATCCCAACATAG TTAAGTTATTTGAAGTGATCGAGACTGAAAAAACTCTCTACCTGGTCATGGAGTACGCTAGCGGAG GAGAGGTGTTTGATTACCTGGTGGCTCATGgcaggatgaaagaaaaagaggctcGAGCCAAATTCCGCCAG ataGTGTCTGCTGTGCAGTACTGTCACCAGAAGTTTATTGTTCATAGAGACTTAAAG GCGGAAAACCTGCTCTTGGATGCTGATATGAACATCAAGATTGCAGACTTCGGCTTCAGCAACGAATTCACCTTTGGGAACAAGCTGGATACCTTCTGCGGCAGTCCCCCGTATGCTGCCCCAGAGCTCTTCCAGGGCAAAAAGTATGACGGACCCGAGGTGGATGTGTGGAGCCTGGGAGTTATCCTGTATACACTGGTCAGCGGGTCCCTGCCTTTTGATGGACAGAACCTCAAG GAGCTACGGGAGCGGGTACTGAGGGGAAAATACCGCATTCCTTTCTACATGTCCACGGACTGTGAAAACCTGCTTAAGAAATTTCTCATTCTCAATCCCAGCAAGAGAGGCACTTTAGAG CAAATCATGAAAGATCGATGGATGAATGTGGGTCACGAAGATGACGAATTAAAGCCTTATGTGGAGCCACTCCCTGACTACAAGGACCCCCGGCGGACAG AATTGATGGTGTCCATGGGTTACACACGGGAAGAGATCCAGGACTCACTGGTGGGCCAGAGGTACAACGAGGTGATGGCCACCTATCTGCTCCTGGGCTACAAGAGCTCTGAG CTGGAGGGTGACACCATCACCTTGAAGCCCCGGCCTTCAGCTGATCTGACCAATAGCaatgccccttccccctcccacaagGTACAGCGTAGCGTCTCAGCCAACCCCAAGCAGCGGCGCTTCAGTGACCAGG CTGGTCCTGCCATTCCCACGTCCAATTCCTACTCTAAGAAGACTCAGAGTAATAACGCAGAAAATAAGCGGCCTGAGGACGACCGGGAGTCAGGGCGGAAGGCCAGCAGCACAGCCAAAGTGCCCGCCAGCCCCTTGCCCGGCCTGGAGAGGAAGaagaccacccccaccccttccacg AACAGCGTCCTCTCCACCAGCACAAACCGAAGCAGGAATTCCCCCCTTTTGGAGAGGGCCAGCCTTGGCCAGGCCTCCATCCAGAATGGCAAAGACAG CACGGCCCCCCAGCGTGTCCCTGTCGCCTCCCCCTCCGCCCACAACATCAGCAGCAGTGGTGGAGCCCCAGACCGAACTAATTTCCCCCGGGGCGTGTCCAGTCGAAGCACCTTCCACGCTGGGCAGCTCCGGCAGGTGCGGGACCAGCAGAATTTGCCCTACGGTGTGACCCCAGCGTCTCCCTCTGGCAACAGCCAGGGCCGGCGGGGGGCCTCGGGGAGCATCTTTAGCAAATTCACTTCCAAGTTTGTACGCAG aaatctGTCTTTCAGGTTTGCCAGAAG ACCTCACGTGGTGGGCGGCGGAGGCACTGACAAAGAAAAGGAGGAGTTTCGGGAGGCCAAGCCGCGCTCGCTACGCTTCACGTGGAGTATGAAGACCACGAGCTCCATGGAGCCCAATGAGATGATGCGGGAGATCCGCAAGGTGCTGGACGCAAACAGCTGCCAGAGCGAGCTGCACGAGAAGTACATGCTGCTGTGCATGCACGGCACGCCGGGCCACGAGAACTTCGTGCAGTGGGAGATGGAGGTGTGCAAACTGCCGCGGCTGTCTCTCAACGGCGTGCGATTTAAGCGGATATCGGGCACCTCCATGGCCTTCAAAAACATTGCCTCCAAAATAGCCAACGAGCTCAAGCTTTAA